A DNA window from Phragmites australis chromosome 11, lpPhrAust1.1, whole genome shotgun sequence contains the following coding sequences:
- the LOC133885634 gene encoding cytochrome P450 98A1-like, which translates to MDASLLLSVSLALVLIPLSLALLSRLRHGRLPPGPRPWPVVGNLLQIKPVRCRCVQEWAARYGPIISVWLGSGLTVVVSTSELAKEVLKEHDQQLADRPRNRSTQRFSRNGQDLIWADYGPHYIKVRKLCNLELFTPKRLEALRPIREDEITAMVESVHRAATGNEAKPMVVRNHLSMVAFNNITRLAFGKRFMNANGEIDEQGREFKTIVNNGLKIGASLSVAEYIWYLRWLCPLNEELYKTHNERRDRLTMKIIDEHAKALKESGAKQHFVDALFTLKEQYDLNEDTVIGLLWDMITAGMDTTVISVEWAMAELVRNPRVQKKVQEELDRVVGRDRVMSETDFQSLPYLLAIVKESLRLHPPTPLMLPHKASTSVKIGGYNIPKGANVMVNVWAIARDPKVWSNPLEFRPERFLEENIDIKGSDFRVLPFGAGRRVCPGAQLGINLVASMIGHLLHHFEWSLPDGTKPKDVNMMESAGVVTFMGTPLQAVAKPRLEKEELYKRIPFEM; encoded by the exons ATGgacgcctccctcctcctctccgtcTCCCTCGCGCTGGTCTTGATCCCGCTCTCCCTCGCGCTCCTCAGCCGGctccgccacggccgcctcccgCCGGGCCCGCGGCCCTGGCCCGTGGTGGGCAATCTGCTGCAGATCAAGCCCGTCCGGTGCCGCTGCGTCCAGGAGTGGGCGGCGCGGTACGGGCCCATCATCTCCGTCTGGCTCGGGTCCGGGCTCACCGTGGTCGTCTCCACCTCGGAGCTGGCGAAGGAGGTGCTCAAGGAGCACGACCAGCAGCTCGCCGACCGCCCCCGGAACCGGTCCACGCAGCGGTTCAGCCGCAACGGGCAGGACCTGATCTGGGCCGACTACGGCCCGCACTACATCAAGGTGCGCAAGCTCTGCAACCTCGAGCTCTTCACCCCGAAGAGGCTGGAGGCGCTGCGCCCCATCCGCGAGGACGAGATCACCGCCATGGTCGAGTCCGTCCACCGCGCCGCCACCG GTAATGAAGCAAAGCCAATGGTAGTGCGGAACCACCTTTCTATGGTGGCCTTCAACAATATAACAAGGCTGGCGTTTGGGAAGCGGTTCATGAATGCAAACGGTGAGATTGACGAACAAGGGCGTGAGTTCAAGACTATTGTCAACAATGGGTTGAAGATTGGTGCGTCTCTCTCTGTTGCTGAGTATATTTGGTACTTGAGATGGTTGTGCCCACTTAACGAGGAGCTTTACAAAACTCACAATGAGAGAAGGGATCGCCTGACAATGAAGATCATTGATGAGCATGCTAAGGCTCTCAAGGAGAGTGGTGCCAAGCAGCACTTTGTGGATGCACTGTTCACCCTCAAAGAACAGTATGACCTTAACGAAGACACAGTTATTGGACTTCTATGG GACATGATCACTGCTGGAATGGACACAACAGTCATCTCAGTCGAGTGGGCGATGGCAGAGCTAGTCAGGAACCCCAGAGTGCAGAAGAAGGTGCAAGAGGAGCTGGACCGTGTCGTCGGCCGCGACCGTGTCATGTCCGAGACTGACTTCCAAAGCCTCCCCTACCTGCTAGCCATCGTCAAGGAGTCGCTCCGGCTGCACCCGCCGACGCCGCTCATGCTCCCCCACAAGGCCAGCACGAGCGTCAAGATCGGCGGCTACAACATCCCCAAGGGCGCCAACGTGATGGTGAATGTGTGGGCCATCGCGCGCGACCCCAAGGTGTGGAGCAACCCGCTGGAGTTCAGGCCCGAGCGCTTCCTGGAGGAGAACATAGACATCAAGGGGAGCGACTTCAGGGTGCTGCCGTTCGGCGCGGGCAGGCGGGTGTGCCCCGGCGCGCAGCTCGGGATCAACCTCGTGGCCTCCATGATCGGGCACCTCCTACACCACTTCGAGTGGTCCCTCCCGGACGGCACCAAGCCGAAGGATGTCAATATGATGGAGTCCGCCGGGGTCGTAACCTTCATGGGCACGCCGCTGCAGGCCGTCGCCAAGCCGCGCCTGGAGAAGGAGGAGCTGTACAAGAGGATCCCGTTTGAGATGTAA
- the LOC133884134 gene encoding uncharacterized protein LOC133884134 — translation MAHGGLPELLQQRYDENHRGRMIFTGQQLGPLRARSVHKIKELDPRFHEPLARTGLLPFALMMAGAPMEVGGRTPLPAIDEALLTGLVDRWRPETHTFHFPFGEMAVTLRDVAMLTGLPIRGAPLIVSRPAREEWKGYVADISTKFRQAGVRSNFGRHTTNYSDDSSKSTEHCDHQIPRMRDVSAKKLYQVKTCEKVWEKFKQLLYAPVLEISLPAAPLTAE, via the exons atggctcatggtggtcttcccgagcttcttcagcagcggtacgacgagaaccataggggaaggatgatattcacaggacagcag ttgggtccgttacgagcccggagtgtgcacaagattaaggagttggaccctcgattccacgagccactcgcacggacgggactactacctttcgctctcatgatggccggagctcccatggaggtgGGCGGTAGGACACCTCTGCCGGCGATTGatgaggcactgctcacaggtctcgtcgaccggtggcgtcctgagacgcacacgttccactttccttttggcgagatggctgtaacattgagggacgtggccatgctgaccgggctacCAATCAGGGGCGCCCCGTTAATAGTTTCACGACCCGCAAGGGAGGagtggaagggttatgttgcggatat AAGCACCAAGTTCAGGCAGGCAGGTGTAAGATCAAACTTCGGCAGGCACACCACAAACTACTCCGATGATAGCAGCAAGTCAACTGAACATTGCGACCATCAAATACCAAGG ATGAGGGACGTCAGCGCCAAGAAACTGTACCAGGTGAAGACGTGCGAGAAGGTATGGGAGAAGTTCAAGCAGCTCCTGTATGCACCGGTGTTAGAGATATCTCTTCCTGCAGCACCGCTGACCGCTGAATGA